Proteins encoded together in one Planctomyces sp. SH-PL14 window:
- a CDS encoding c-type cytochrome domain-containing protein, with amino-acid sequence MLRTATMAFLTLALPAASLLAQDKPAEKVTFNDHVLPIFRARCGSCHNGNDKKGGLVVDNYQALMTGGSSGTVVEGGDAGSSYLWSLINHESEPKMPPNAAKLPDNELATIKKWIDGGILETSGSTATIKKTMSVAKIEVTGQRPAVVAMPQRYLGDPQVQSPTVNAVTALACSPWASLGAVSGHKQVTLFNTQTAEVLGVLPYPEGQPHILKFSRTGDLLLVGGGRGGAAGKVVVYDVKTGERKIEVGDEYDAVLGADISPNQQLIALGGPKKILRVYSTATGELLFEQKKHTDWVTAIEFSPDGVLLASGDRANGLLVWESDTGKEFYNLVGHQGSVNDVSWRPDSNALASASEDNTIRLWEMNNGTEIKKWNAHGGCAAVDYTRDGRLVSTGRDRVVRLWNGDGGQLKEFGGMTDLGLEVAYDNETNFVLGGDWSGMVRIWNTADGALLHQINTNPPTLDSQIAAVTQAMNAANGQAEQQAAQLAGLQKVLTDRKTVADQATAQMNAANEATKKATDGKTAAEKALAEKTVALQQAEAALKQAEQTLAAAKAAYEKAMTDQQTVAVAKDGVAKMTADATTVTQQAQAAEKLAQENAAKAKAAADKAVAEAPAKPEETKAMQDITAALQTTQQKAAAVKAQLERLNAAKAQVGAQASAQK; translated from the coding sequence ATGCTTCGCACCGCGACCATGGCCTTCCTCACGCTCGCGCTTCCCGCCGCTTCGCTGCTGGCCCAGGACAAGCCGGCGGAGAAGGTGACGTTCAACGACCACGTCCTGCCGATCTTCCGCGCCCGCTGCGGCTCCTGCCACAACGGGAACGACAAGAAGGGTGGGCTGGTGGTCGACAACTACCAGGCGCTCATGACGGGCGGGAGCTCGGGGACGGTCGTCGAAGGGGGAGACGCCGGCTCCAGCTATCTGTGGAGCCTGATCAATCACGAGTCCGAACCGAAGATGCCGCCGAACGCGGCGAAGCTCCCGGACAACGAGCTGGCGACGATCAAGAAGTGGATCGACGGCGGGATCCTGGAGACGAGCGGCAGCACCGCCACGATCAAGAAGACGATGTCGGTCGCCAAGATCGAGGTCACCGGGCAGCGGCCGGCGGTCGTCGCCATGCCGCAGCGGTACCTCGGTGACCCGCAGGTCCAGAGCCCGACCGTCAATGCCGTGACGGCTCTCGCCTGCAGCCCGTGGGCCTCGCTGGGCGCGGTCTCCGGACACAAGCAGGTGACCCTCTTCAATACGCAGACGGCGGAAGTCCTCGGCGTCCTTCCCTACCCGGAAGGGCAGCCCCACATCCTCAAGTTCAGCCGCACCGGAGACCTGCTGCTGGTCGGCGGGGGTCGCGGCGGAGCGGCCGGGAAAGTGGTCGTCTACGACGTCAAGACGGGCGAGCGGAAGATCGAGGTCGGCGACGAGTACGACGCCGTCCTGGGAGCGGACATCAGCCCCAACCAGCAGCTCATCGCGCTCGGCGGCCCCAAGAAGATCCTCCGCGTCTATTCGACGGCGACCGGGGAGCTCCTCTTTGAGCAGAAGAAGCACACCGACTGGGTCACGGCGATCGAGTTCAGCCCGGACGGCGTCCTCCTGGCCTCGGGGGACCGGGCCAACGGCTTGCTCGTGTGGGAGTCCGACACCGGCAAGGAGTTCTACAACCTCGTCGGCCACCAGGGATCGGTCAACGACGTCAGCTGGCGTCCGGACAGCAATGCCCTGGCCTCGGCTAGCGAAGACAACACGATCCGCCTGTGGGAGATGAACAACGGGACCGAGATCAAGAAGTGGAACGCCCACGGGGGCTGCGCGGCGGTCGACTACACCCGCGACGGCCGGCTTGTCTCGACCGGCCGCGACCGGGTCGTCCGGCTGTGGAACGGCGACGGGGGCCAGCTCAAGGAGTTCGGCGGGATGACCGACCTGGGGCTCGAGGTCGCCTATGACAACGAGACGAACTTCGTCCTCGGCGGCGATTGGAGCGGGATGGTCCGGATCTGGAACACCGCAGACGGGGCGCTCCTGCACCAGATCAACACGAACCCGCCGACTCTTGACTCGCAGATCGCGGCCGTCACGCAGGCGATGAACGCGGCCAACGGTCAGGCTGAGCAGCAGGCGGCGCAGCTGGCGGGCCTCCAGAAGGTGCTGACCGATCGCAAGACGGTCGCCGACCAGGCGACGGCGCAGATGAACGCCGCCAACGAGGCGACGAAGAAGGCGACGGACGGCAAGACCGCGGCCGAGAAGGCGCTGGCGGAGAAGACCGTTGCGCTCCAGCAGGCCGAGGCGGCCCTGAAGCAGGCGGAGCAGACTCTGGCGGCGGCTAAGGCGGCCTATGAGAAGGCGATGACCGATCAGCAGACGGTGGCCGTCGCGAAGGATGGCGTCGCCAAGATGACCGCCGACGCCACGACCGTCACGCAGCAGGCCCAGGCGGCGGAGAAGCTGGCCCAGGAGAACGCCGCCAAGGCGAAGGCCGCAGCGGACAAGGCGGTCGCCGAAGCGCCCGCGAAGCCGGAGGAGACGAAGGCGATGCAGGACATCACCGCCGCCCTCCAGACGACCCAGCAGAAGGCGGCGGCGGTCAAGGCCCAGCTCGAACGCCTCAACGCCGCGAAGGCCCAGGTCGGTGCCCAGGCCTCCGCACAGAAGTAG